In Verrucomicrobiia bacterium, the genomic window CTTTTCAGCACATGGTCAACCTGGTTACCCAGGTTATTCCTATTGAGCGGCTTTACATCATGGCGGTGCCTGAGTACACGGATATCATCCTTGAACAGGTGCCGGCACTTCTTCCTGAAAATATCCTCTTTGAACCTGCGCAACGCGATAATGGCCCCGCCGTTACCCTTGGCATGTTACAGGTTGCCGCACGTGACCCAGAGGCTCTCGTGGCTTCGCTATGGTCTGATCACCTCATATTGGATGAAGAAGCTTTTGCTACCATTCTGATTGCTGCCTTTGAAGCTGCAGAGGCTAACCCAGATGCACTGGTTAACGTTGGCACAAAGCCTACTAAGCCAGATCCAAGCCTGGGCTACATTCAAATGGGCGAGAAGGCTGGCACCTACAACAATGTAGAACTGCACCAAGTAAAGCGCTTCGTGGAGAAGCCTGACGAGCAAACGGCAGTAGAGTACTTTACTTCTGGCGAGTACTTATGGAATGCAGGTTACAACGTAATGAGTGCCTTGGCCTACATTACGCAACTCAAAGAGGTTCAGCCAGAACATGTCGCTACTATTGATAACCTGGAAAAGGCGGTGGGATCAGGCAGGAAAGAGGATATTTCCTCCGCATATGCTGTTATGCCAAAACTCTCTATCGACTACCTCTTTGTCCAAAAGATTTCCAAGATCTTAGTAGTGCCCGCCGATATGGGCTGGAGTGACATTGGAACCTGGTCTACCCTTCACCGCATGATGGTGACTAAATCTGGTGCACACATGTACACCCAAGGCGAAGTACACAGTATTAAGACTGAGAACTGCCTGGTATTTGCCAAGGACCGGCCCATTACCCTTGTGGGCGTAAAAGACCTGATTGTGGTTGATACCGGCGACACCCTTTTGGTTATGCACCACGACGCCTCCGCCTCTGACTTAAAGAGCCTGGTACAAGACACCTTGACCACCACTAATCCTGAATTACTATGAGTACATTTGATCAGTCCATCTTCCGTGCATATGACATGCGCGGGATCTACCCCGATCAAATGAATGAGGATGTTGCGTATGCCGCAGGGCAAGGTTTTGTCCAAGTAATGCAGGCCAAAAACGTAGTTGTAGGACGAGACGTACGCGTAACAGGAAAGTCCCTTATTGATGCACTGATAAAGGGCATTAGGGATGCCGGTGCCAACGCCATTGAAATTGGCGTCATTTCTACCGAGATGCTCTATTTTGCCGCTGCTACCCTGGAATGTGACGGAGGCCTAAGCGTTACCGCCTCACATAACCCAAGCGAGTGGAACGGGCTCAAGTTCATCGGCAAAGGCGCCATCCCCCTTACCAAGGAAGGTGATCTGGGGAAAGTTTATGACTTCATAAATTCTGGGGAAAAGATTGAAGCACCTACAAAAGGCACAGCGAGCAGTAAGGTCCTGACGGATGAATACATAGCCTTCCTGCAGCAGTTCCTTCCTCAGAATCTTCCCAATCTTAAAATGGTTGCCAATGTAAACTTTGGCGCCAATGGCCAGTACGTTGATGCCATCACCAAGAACCTTCCCCTGGAGATTGTTCGGCTGAACTGGGAACAAGACGGCACCTTTCCTAAAGGAACCCCAGACCCTCTCCTTCCTAAGAACCGGGCTGAGATTTTAGAGCGCATCCGTACCGAGAAAGCCGACTTTGGTGTAGCCTGGGACGCCGATGCCGACCGCTGTTTCTTTTACGATGACCAAGGCCGCTTCTTCCACGGGTACTACATTACGGCGCTTCTCATCCGCCATTTCTTTGCCAAGGAGGAAAATGCTTCCGCCATTGTAGAGCGCCGTATGACCTGGGCAAACATTGATGCGGCGAAAGAATGTGGGGGCACCACCGTCTACAGCCGGACTGGCCATGGCTACATTAAGAAGGCCATGCGCGACCACCACTCCATAGTGGGTGGCGAAACCAGCGGACACTACTACTTCCGCGACTATTTTTACTGTGACACCGGCTTGGTAACTTTCTTAGTGGTCTTGGGGATGTTTGCCAAAGAAATTGAAGCCGGACGCACCGTGGGCAACCTCCTGGACACCTATATGGAAAAGTATCCCATCTGCCCAGAAGAGCTGAACTACATTACGCCTGATGCCAAGACCATCATGGAGAGTGCGGCGGCCAAGTATTCTGACGCTGAACAAAACCATGAGGATGGCTTGACGGTAGAGTACGCAGACTGGCGCTTTAACCTGCGCATGTCCAGTAATGAACCCGTCCTGCGTCTCAACATGGAAGCCCGCTCACAGGCCCTGCTTGATGACCGCTTTAAGGAAGTAACCACTTACATTGAAAGCTTTGGGGCAAAGCTCAGGGACGACCATGCCTAATACTGTACTTGCATTTGATATTGGCGGCACAAAGACTGCGTGGGCCATTGTTGATGAGGAAGGCACGTTAGGGAAACGTGGTGAGTTTGCCACCCCCCAAGACCGGGAAACCTTTTTGGCCCAGTTCAAAAAGGTGGTTGATGCCCATGCCGATGTGGCAGGAGTAGGGATTGGGATTGCTGGGACCGTTTCCGCCAACCACAAGAACACTTTGGTTTGCCCAAATATTCCAGAGCTCTCCCACTTGGAACTAAGTGAAACGGTGAGCAAGCCTTGTGCTATTGATAACGATGGCCGCTGCGCACTTATTGGTGAGGCCTGGCTGGGCGCCGCCACTGACACGTCCAGCGCCGTTATGATTACCCTAGGCACTGGCGTAGGGGGAGCTGTCATGCAAAGGTACAAAGTCCTTCCCCATCCCACCGATCTCTCATTAGAAATTTCCCACCTTGTGGCGGATCCGGATGACTATTATCCCGCTAAAGCTGGGCGAGGAACTATTGAGGCGCTCATTGGCGGGAAAAACATTGAGGCCCGCTATGAAGTATCGCTCGCTGAGATGTCAGGGCGCACACAAAAAGATGATACTGATGCGACAGAATTCTGGCAGATCCTCCAACACGCGTTTCACCAATGTATCCGCGCCATCCACGAAGCATATGGCTGCCGCATGATTATAGTGGGAGGACGAGGCGTAAAAGACCTTCCCCTCTACCTTGGCGGCAACCCAACGCCTTGCCCCGTAATCCCCGCCAAGCTTGGCCCTGATGCCGGCCTCTACGGCGCTGCCCGCCTTGGTTTTGACGCAGTAGAAGAAGACGCTAAAGATTGGGACGAGGAGTAGGCCCCTCAAGGGTAGACGAAGCACTTCAAACCTGGTATCTTAGCCAGGCACACGATTAATCGTGGGCAATCGCTACCATTAGCGAAATCGTCTTTACCCACGATCTTCGCGGGTGACATGCCCTTCGGGGTTAGTCGCCTCTGTGAAAAGACGAGCTGCGCGGTGTCCTACGGACACCCCTCTCCTTCGGGAGGGCGCGGTGTCCAGCAGACCCGCTTCATCTCAATTGAGAGGGCGCGGTGTCCTACGGACACTCGCTTCTCGTTCGGATGTATGTGACAAGCTAGCTTGTCACATACATCCTCACTCGGCGCGGTCGTCTAGAGGCCTAGGACATCAGGTTCTCATCCTGAAGACCACGGGTTCGAATCCCGTCCGCGCTACCAAAGAAAAGAAGACCCTTCGGGGTCTTCTTTTCTTTGTAATTCTGATGGATTCGAAACCAGGGTTCGACTTCGTTGGTACGCTTGCCGGACCAACGAAGTTAGCGAAGTCAAAATCAGTCGCAGACTGACTTGACGAGCGTGTATCCCGTCCGCAAGCGCGCAGTGCATCCTTGCGATTCATCTCATCGCCCTACCAAAAAAATGGATAACGTAGGGTATACTTACAGTATGAAAATGTATTCTTTCGCTTTGCGCGCCCTCGTAGCCATTCTCTGCTTAGTACTCGTAACAGGTGGGCTTACCCGCGTTCTAGCGAATGACACAGTTATTACCCACACCAGCGCCGGCGATTTTGCCACCGGCACTGCTGGCACCGGCATAGACCTTGCTACTACCCCGGGCAGTGTTGCACTCTCTCACACTGAAACCGAGACAGATTTTGACGACACCCTCCTTCCTGGTAACGTCACCGTGGAAGACTACCAAGATACCGGTATTCTCCCCGCTAGTGGTTTTGCCACTGTCGCCAGCTTCCCGGCTCTTAACCTGATTGTGATTGGCGGTTACGGTTACGGCGTTGCACTTACCGACTCAAAGGGAACATCAACCATTGATGATGACACGCTCGTTACCCTTTACTCCACCAGTAGCAGCCCTGCACTTCCTAATAACAACGTGAGTAATGTAGTCGCCGATGTTGAGAACAACATTCTCTACCTAGGGTTCTACAACTATGGCTTCATTGGACTATCCCTGGCTGGCACACTAGCCGCCGGTGACGATTCAATTGTGGCTGTCTATGGTGGCGGCGGCTCTTACCCAAACTTAACGTATGCCTCAGATAATGCCAGATCGCCCTTTCTCACCTTCGGGCCAAATGGCGAGGTATACATTAGACACTTTGGGAATACTCACATTATTGACCGAGGCGGCACCCCGCTAAACCAAGCTGACGATACGGTGTACACCCCGCGCTTAGGCAGTAATGCTATCTATGGCGGCGTCACCGTTAACTATATCAACGGGTTTTCATTCAACGAGGCAAACGACCTTGTATACATCGCTACTCCTGAGCACGGACTCTTCGCAGTAGACACGCAGGGCACACCTAACCCAGCCGATGACACGCTTCACTTTCGATACTACTCTGGCTCCACTCCACCTCTGTCCTATATGGGGGAGCCCGTCGATGCTGTTGGCCGAGTTCAGGTGTCCACCACTTCTCCCGACCTCCTTCTAGCCCTTTCCTCACCGACATTCCTCCACACACAGGGTACGCTCACTGTGGCCGATGACACATTTGATGCCGTAATCCCCACCAGCTCTACATATAATGACCCCCTCATTCAGGGTAAAACCATTACCGACACCGCAGAGGATATTTCCACAGGCGCCCTCTACCTAGAAGTTAGTGACGGGACACACTATTTGTTTGATCCCAACCATGTACTGTCCACTAAGACGTACCTGCACACACTCACCCCTACGAATTCTTTTTCATTTATCCTGTTCTTTTTGGCAACAACGGAGACAATCATAAGCTCACCCGGGCTCCCCTACCCAACCAGCCGCTCCATTAAGGACGCCTTTGCAACGAGCCGAGACATTACCACCTATGTCGATATCACCGCCGATCCAAAACCAGCTCTCCTCAGCTGGACTCAAACCACACCAACTGGCACCAGCATTACCACTCGAACCCGCTCCGGAAATAATGAGGGATCACCTACGGTAATTAGCTTCGACTCTGAGGATGATTTCGCCTACCAACCCGACCCCAATACCTGGAACACCACCACCTTCGAAACTTCATCGGTACACGACGGATCTCTTTTTATCAGCAATCTGGGCGATAACAGCAACCCCAATACCGGCATCTACTTTGGCATCGATACCCTCAAGTCAGCCGGATTCTTTGATGTAGGAAGCAGTGTTCTTGTCCGGTATAGAATCAACAGCAGTACTCTCTCCCCCTCCAGCGTTAATGTATATACCTATACTGATGACTGGTCCGACAACAACAGTACCAATGTTCATCCGGCCATGAATACATGGCAGGAAGACAGTTTCACTGTTGAATACGTCTCCTTCTCCACCATTGGCATTGGCATTGAATTTAATGGCACAGAATGGGACGCGGGCGACTCCTTTGAGATTGATTCCATTACCATTATCCCAACAATTACCTACAGCGAATGGTCCGATCCTTGCCCAAGCACAACTAACTGCCCTATTGAAACCAGCCCTACTGATACCGCCCTTCAATACAAGTTCAGCCTAGCCACCACCGACGAGTTTGCTACGCCCGAGGTTGGCACTGCCACCTTAGACACCGGCTACCCATCTAGCGCCACCTTCACTTCTGCCGTGCTCAATGGTGCGGAAACAGTGAGCTGGGATACCGCAGAGCTTACTGCCACCCTCCCTTCTCTTACTGGCGCTACCGTTGCCACCCGTACTGGCCCCACAAACAGTCCTGATGGAGACTGGTCTACCTGGGAAGGTGTGACTGAAAGTGTTATTGCTTCCCCAGAAAACCAGTACGCCCAGTACCGTCTTACCCTTACCTCATCAAATCCTCTTGCCACTCCTGAGGTTACGAGTGTGGCAGTAACATACTCTCCGGCAGCTGTTGCTACCCCTACTCCTACGGCCACTCCCACACCAACCCCTACTCCTACCCCAACTCCATCGCCAACAGCGACCCCCACCCTTACCGTGGATGAAGATGCCGACGGTATTTCAAATGTCGTTGAAGTTGCCGCCCCAAACTCTGGGGATGCAAACAGTGATGGCACCCTCGATAATGACCAAGAAAACGTCGCCAGCTTTGTAAATCCAGTGACCGAAGGGTACACCAGCTTACAAGTAGATGCCGCATACACTATTACCAGTGTCAGCACTGCCACGGAAGCAAGTAAGCCCGCAGCAGACAGCGGCTTTTCCTACCCAGCGGGACTGGTCAGTTTCACAGCGTCTGGCGGAACCTCTGGCTTTACCGCCACCATCACCCTGTTCTTCTACGGCCTTACTGGTTCAGATTTTGTAGGCCGCAAGTATGATGCCAGCAATCAGAGTTACGCCGCTATCCCGGGTGCTGCGGTATCCCAAGTTACTATTGGTGGTCAGAGTGCAGTGAAGCTGGTCTACAACATCACCGATGGCAGCTCTCTTGATGAGGACGGGGTAGCCAATGGCACTATTGTTGACCCGGTTGGCTTGGCGGCACTTGTTGTAGGAGCGCCAAAGACTGGCCTGCCATAACATGGCGAGGCTGCGCCTGAGAAAAAATGGTCTCCTGATTTTTTTCCTTGCCCTTTGTTGCGTCGTGGCTCTTGCATGGTTTGTGCAAGGTAATCGTAAGGGACCAACCCCTACTCCAGAAGTTGTCACCTCCACGGACACACCCAGTGAAGAGGTGGTAGTAGCCACAGACTACCCGTTCCCACCCCTCCCTACCGAATCCCAGCGCCTGGTAGTACCTTCAATTGGCGTAGATGGGTATATCCAACGGGTGGGAATCGACCAGTACAAAAATATCGCCGTTCCCACAAACGTCCACTTGGCCGGATGGTTCACCCAGTCAGTAGTCCCAGGAGAAAAGGGGCTAAGTATTATTGATGGCCATGTAAATGGGAGGAAGGGAGCGGGAATTTTTAGCAAATTAGCCCAAGTGAGTAAGGGTGATGAAATAACCATCACTCTGGCAAATGGCACTGCGCGAGTATTTGAAGTGGTGAGTGTAACCACTATTCCTACGGAAGAGGCAGCAAATTCTCTCTTCTCCCAGGACCCTGCCATTGAGAGGCAACTAAACCTTATTACATGCAGCGGGATCTACGAGCGTGCCTCCAAAGACTTTACCCACCGGACTATTGTTGCTGCCCGACTCAAGAAAAGCTGACTACAGCCTATCTCATCCTGCCCACCTCCTC contains:
- a CDS encoding sugar phosphate nucleotidyltransferase → MSNNNHRSALIIAGGTGTRLWPMSRRNLPKQFQHLLGSETPFQHMVNLVTQVIPIERLYIMAVPEYTDIILEQVPALLPENILFEPAQRDNGPAVTLGMLQVAARDPEALVASLWSDHLILDEEAFATILIAAFEAAEANPDALVNVGTKPTKPDPSLGYIQMGEKAGTYNNVELHQVKRFVEKPDEQTAVEYFTSGEYLWNAGYNVMSALAYITQLKEVQPEHVATIDNLEKAVGSGRKEDISSAYAVMPKLSIDYLFVQKISKILVVPADMGWSDIGTWSTLHRMMVTKSGAHMYTQGEVHSIKTENCLVFAKDRPITLVGVKDLIVVDTGDTLLVMHHDASASDLKSLVQDTLTTTNPELL
- a CDS encoding phosphomannomutase/phosphoglucomutase, with translation MSTFDQSIFRAYDMRGIYPDQMNEDVAYAAGQGFVQVMQAKNVVVGRDVRVTGKSLIDALIKGIRDAGANAIEIGVISTEMLYFAAATLECDGGLSVTASHNPSEWNGLKFIGKGAIPLTKEGDLGKVYDFINSGEKIEAPTKGTASSKVLTDEYIAFLQQFLPQNLPNLKMVANVNFGANGQYVDAITKNLPLEIVRLNWEQDGTFPKGTPDPLLPKNRAEILERIRTEKADFGVAWDADADRCFFYDDQGRFFHGYYITALLIRHFFAKEENASAIVERRMTWANIDAAKECGGTTVYSRTGHGYIKKAMRDHHSIVGGETSGHYYFRDYFYCDTGLVTFLVVLGMFAKEIEAGRTVGNLLDTYMEKYPICPEELNYITPDAKTIMESAAAKYSDAEQNHEDGLTVEYADWRFNLRMSSNEPVLRLNMEARSQALLDDRFKEVTTYIESFGAKLRDDHA
- a CDS encoding ROK family protein, producing the protein MPNTVLAFDIGGTKTAWAIVDEEGTLGKRGEFATPQDRETFLAQFKKVVDAHADVAGVGIGIAGTVSANHKNTLVCPNIPELSHLELSETVSKPCAIDNDGRCALIGEAWLGAATDTSSAVMITLGTGVGGAVMQRYKVLPHPTDLSLEISHLVADPDDYYPAKAGRGTIEALIGGKNIEARYEVSLAEMSGRTQKDDTDATEFWQILQHAFHQCIRAIHEAYGCRMIIVGGRGVKDLPLYLGGNPTPCPVIPAKLGPDAGLYGAARLGFDAVEEDAKDWDEE
- a CDS encoding choice-of-anchor U domain-containing protein — encoded protein: MKMYSFALRALVAILCLVLVTGGLTRVLANDTVITHTSAGDFATGTAGTGIDLATTPGSVALSHTETETDFDDTLLPGNVTVEDYQDTGILPASGFATVASFPALNLIVIGGYGYGVALTDSKGTSTIDDDTLVTLYSTSSSPALPNNNVSNVVADVENNILYLGFYNYGFIGLSLAGTLAAGDDSIVAVYGGGGSYPNLTYASDNARSPFLTFGPNGEVYIRHFGNTHIIDRGGTPLNQADDTVYTPRLGSNAIYGGVTVNYINGFSFNEANDLVYIATPEHGLFAVDTQGTPNPADDTLHFRYYSGSTPPLSYMGEPVDAVGRVQVSTTSPDLLLALSSPTFLHTQGTLTVADDTFDAVIPTSSTYNDPLIQGKTITDTAEDISTGALYLEVSDGTHYLFDPNHVLSTKTYLHTLTPTNSFSFILFFLATTETIISSPGLPYPTSRSIKDAFATSRDITTYVDITADPKPALLSWTQTTPTGTSITTRTRSGNNEGSPTVISFDSEDDFAYQPDPNTWNTTTFETSSVHDGSLFISNLGDNSNPNTGIYFGIDTLKSAGFFDVGSSVLVRYRINSSTLSPSSVNVYTYTDDWSDNNSTNVHPAMNTWQEDSFTVEYVSFSTIGIGIEFNGTEWDAGDSFEIDSITIIPTITYSEWSDPCPSTTNCPIETSPTDTALQYKFSLATTDEFATPEVGTATLDTGYPSSATFTSAVLNGAETVSWDTAELTATLPSLTGATVATRTGPTNSPDGDWSTWEGVTESVIASPENQYAQYRLTLTSSNPLATPEVTSVAVTYSPAAVATPTPTATPTPTPTPTPTPSPTATPTLTVDEDADGISNVVEVAAPNSGDANSDGTLDNDQENVASFVNPVTEGYTSLQVDAAYTITSVSTATEASKPAADSGFSYPAGLVSFTASGGTSGFTATITLFFYGLTGSDFVGRKYDASNQSYAAIPGAAVSQVTIGGQSAVKLVYNITDGSSLDEDGVANGTIVDPVGLAALVVGAPKTGLP
- a CDS encoding class F sortase, whose amino-acid sequence is MALAWFVQGNRKGPTPTPEVVTSTDTPSEEVVVATDYPFPPLPTESQRLVVPSIGVDGYIQRVGIDQYKNIAVPTNVHLAGWFTQSVVPGEKGLSIIDGHVNGRKGAGIFSKLAQVSKGDEITITLANGTARVFEVVSVTTIPTEEAANSLFSQDPAIERQLNLITCSGIYERASKDFTHRTIVAARLKKS